One stretch of Apis cerana isolate GH-2021 linkage group LG8, AcerK_1.0, whole genome shotgun sequence DNA includes these proteins:
- the LOC108003438 gene encoding cytospin-A isoform X4 has protein sequence MMKFRSLFRRGQQQPPTQSQQQQQQQQQISLRQAPSASSLEVKNENSSADNWCSLGKEGAKGNAKNSYNPKGPTKGSRMQDLEREIEVLRKEHVRLESSLREASCDAQNLLELRAELTSLKEQHSLELERLTEENETLRARLRDVAHSPLSDSEKQQLLLDASRLHNSAPASIAIPQDEGSISVTTISQDNAQCTTPDWDKHSSSSVSEVSVACLQDRILQMEETHYSTNEELQATIQELSDLQAQLTELQADNERLTEEKDVLLESLCRQTEKLEDSRSKVDTLQGLLLREEQPQESSKGYNTEREQKLVDLLKSAQEERESLLQKQEELTSELKSLRAAAEINATETERLTKCVHLLESSVETANIERKQLDMELTEARQEGANRNIEISRLTTLLENARAKIEELEQSRQVENKSEADELLDAARREKDTLETQAAALQEQLARSHCDHDRLRDQYSQLQEEYKVARNNAKSAIDDLEYRLDQLKDERLSVSTELQLVRDSLAELQAQCQRHLEDKRELKAALNEAQRRERDIQSRQYELEHALTEERKLRQEEITEWEQFQTDLLMTVRVANDFKTEAQSELERVVMENKAQRDKLRALEAQLDKLNKGSLTVSQCKSFGNITGNSCKPTGNILKRGRTIIKKKYESKKETLKFDHFKIITETNSNNKEDLKINDSKNLSSLIIHKDTEFENSNEVSYLKQPLELNDKFFTEEIKHNFEIKNNLLESNDFENRYFFEKQSSIECDDFDRKINIETSKKTKSNKYFDFTENYSKFYIPNISISKENEIIKSSLLKNIKSIQNVGTDSYGIEISNSQVFVPKNYIYSGIENAMNDLKFEVDPNMRKILQESTQTNNNSININNFKITSTQESQHLNESKIENGFASDSRNKENAFLMQVSEFKKLEEEYKNNYFLYKKRRFLKKNESKISSEIVDSLLDTTYKQKLFSSTLKNRSFFTSLDNLNLQTYSDNLNNENIKKLKQKKEFIPYNYDIESAICKKDINDSLSTESKNLSIEPYLYQKSKDLDSLNLKKEDIKREKYNTYPILFPLENISRSTLDSLPFNSQFALRKLITSYSNKTTAELDSTLIQKTIDETMRLDDELRKTEKNLSLCEVNRLKRMKFLNMNLSQSESNAETNINNSIIIYKKKIKNENFNLNSDSKINQNNNNLAFKNKSLIGRTSSLREKFETIIEDVDLKPGRQIANQKVIQQSQQRPASTPIETQHCVLTSVQQEIAARRKANISRQDSRLSVKCLIESIENATKQAKAGPGSRSSSTSSLNSIGTNDIMTLKAPLREQQQINNLICTTNSTNNNKTQTTIRKPLSETKSTVPVVLSSGELLESAALNAKAIDFVRRNSVTDLSERKDPLCGLIKNGGSKRNALLKWCQNKTMGYRNIDITNFSSSWNDGLAFCAILHSYLPHKVPYDTLTPVEKRRNFSIAFSAAESVGIPTTLNIGEMCQLERPDWQQVMTYVTSIYKHFET, from the exons ATGATGAAGTTCAGATCGCTGTTTCGCAGAGGCCAACAACAACCGCCGACGCAGtcgcagcagcagcaacaacaacagcaacagaTTTCGCTGCGTCAGGCGCCAAGCGCCTCTTCACTCGAGGTGAAGAACGAGAATTCATCAGCAGACAATTGGTGCTCCCTCGGTAAAGAAGGAGCTAAAGGAAACgctaaaaatagttataatccTAAGGGACCCACCAAAGGGTCCAGGATGCAGGATCTTGAACGGGAAATTGAAGTGTTACGCAAGGAACACGTCCGACTCGAATCAAGTTTACGGGAAGCGTCTTGTGATGCTCAAAATCTTCTTGAACTACGTGCCGAGCTTACCTCTCTCAAG gaaCAACATAGTTTGGAATTAGAACGTCTTActgaagaaaatgaaactcTTCGAGCAAGACTTAGAGATGTAGCTCATTCTCCTTTATCAGATTCAGAAAAACAACAATTACTTTTGGATGCCTCAAGATTACACAATTCTGCACCAGCATCAATAGCAATTCCTCAAGATGAAGGATCCATATCTGTTACAACTATATCCCAAGATAATGCTCAGTGTACTACCCCAGATTGGGATAAACATTCTTCTAGTTCTGTATCAGAAGTTTCTGTTGCATGTCTACAAGATAGAATTTTGCAAATGGAAGAAACTCATTATTCAACAAATGAAGAGTTACAAGCAACAATTCAAGAATTAAGCGATTTAcaa GCTCAGCTTACAGAATTACAAGCTGACAATGAAAGATTaacagaagaaaaagatgtGCTGTTAGAATCATTATGTAGACAAACAGAAAAACTTGAAGACTCTCGTTCCAAAGTTGATACATTGCAAGGTCTATTATTAAGAGAAGAGCAACCTCAAGAATCTTCCAAAGGATATAATACAGAACGAGAACAGAAATTAGTAGATCTTCTAAAA AGTGCACAAGAAGAACGAGAATCCTTGCTACAAAAACAAGAAGAATTAACATCCGAACTAAAAAGTCTTCGAGCAGCTGCAGAAATCAATGCCACAGAAACAGAACGATTAACAAAATGTGTCCATTTGTTAGAATCCTCGGTAGAGACagcaaatattgaaagaaaacaaCTAGATATGGAATTAACAGAAGCTAGACAAGAAGGTGCAAATCGAAATATAGAAATCAGCAGGTTAACTACGCTATTGGAAAATGCCCGAgcgaaaattgaagaattagaACAATCGAGACaagtagaaaataaaagtgaagCAGATGAACTTTTAGATGCTgctagaagagaaaaagacacTTTAGAAACACAAGCGGCAGCCTTGCAAGAACAATTAGCGCGTTCGCATTGCGATCACGATCGTCTTAGAGATCAATATTCACAACTTCAAGAAGAATACAAA gtaGCGCGTAATAATGCTAAATCAGCTATTGATGATCTGGAATACAGATTGGATCAATTGAAAGACGAAAGATTATCTGTGAGTACAGAATTACAACTTGTGAGGGATTCCTTAGCAGAGTTGCAGGCACAATGTCAAAGGCATTTGGaagataaaagagaattaaagGCCGCATTAAATGAAGCTCAAAGGAGGGAACGCGATATTCAGTCACGCCAGTATGAATTAGAACATGCTTTGACTGAAGAACGTAAATTGAGACAAGAAGAAATCACTGAATGGGAACAGTTTCAGACAGATCTATTGATGACCGTTCGTGTCGCAAACGATTTTAAAACGGAAGCACAAAGTGAGTTAGAGCGAGTTGTAATGGAGAATAAAGCACAGAGAGATAAACTAAGAGCATTAGAAGCGCAACTTGATAAGCTAAATAAAG GCAGCCTCACAGTATCTCAATGTAAGAGTTTTGGTAACATTACTGGAAATTCTTGCAAACCTACTGGCAATATCTTAAAACGTGGCCGTACtattataaagaagaaatatgagtccaagaaagaaactttaaaatttgatcattttaaaataataacagaaacaaattcaaataataaagaggatttaaaaattaacgattcgAAAAACTTAAGTTCATTGATTATTCATAAAGATactgaatttgaaaatagtaATGAAGTTTCATATCTTAAACAACCTCttgaattaaatgataaattttttacagaaGAAATTAagcataattttgaaataaaaaataatttattagaatctaatgattttgaaaatcgatattttttcgaaaaacaatCTTCAATAGAATGTGAtgattttgatagaaaaataaatatagaaacttCCAAGAAAACGaaatcaaacaaatattttgattttaccgaaaactattcgaaattttacataccaaatatatcaatttcaaaggaaaatgaaattataaaatcatctttattaaaaaacataaaaagcatTCAAAATGTCGGAACAGATTCTTATGGTATTGAAATCTCTAATAGTCAAGTTTTTGTTcctaaaaattacatatattccgGTATAGAGAATGCAAtgaatgatttgaaatttgaagtaGACCCAAAcatgagaaaaatattgcaagaAAGTACTCAAACaaacaataattcaataaatataaataattttaaaataactagtACCCAAGAATCTCAACATTTAAATGAgtctaaaatagaaaatgggTTTGCATCTGattcaagaaataaagaaaatgcttTTCTCATGCAAGTTTctgaattcaaaaaattagaagaagaatataaaaataattattttttatataaaaagcgtagatttctgaaaaaaaatgagtCTAAAATTAGTAGTGAAATTGTTGATTCTCTTTTAGATACtacttataaacaaaaattattctcttctactttgaaaaatcgaagCTTTTTTACTTCTTTAGATAATCTGAATTTACAAACTTAttctgataatttaaataatgaaaatataaaaaaactaaagcaaaaaaaggaatttataccttataattatgatattgaaaGTGCAATATGCAAAAAAGATATCAATGATTCACTATCTACAGAatcaaaaaatctttcaattgaGCCTTActtatatcaaaaatcaaaagatttagattccttaaatcttaaaaaagaagatataaagagagaaaaatataatacatatcctattctctttcctttggaaaatatatctaGATCTACTTTAGATAGTCTGCCTTTCAATTCACAATTTGCATTAAGGAAACTTATAACATCATATTCAAACAAAACTACTGCAGAATTAGATTCTACCTTGATACAGAAAACTATTGATGAAACAATGAGACTCGATGATGAGTTACGAAagactgaaaaaaatttatcgctaTGTGAagtaaatagattaaaacgtatgaaattcttaaatatgaatttatctcAATCTGAATCAAATGCagaaactaatataaataattctataatcatatataaaaaaaaaataaaaaatgagaatttcaatttaaattcagattcgaaaataaatcaaaataataataatttagcgTTCAAGAATAAATCTCTAATAGGAAGGACTTCAtctttaagagaaaaatttgagaCGATTATCGAAGATGTGGATCTGAAACCAGGCCGACAAATAG cTAATCAAAAAGTAATTCAGCAATCACAACAAAGACCAGCGAGTACACCGATTGAAACCCAACATTGTGTGTTGACGAGTGTTCAACAGGAGATTGCTGCACGTCGAAAAGCTAATATTTCTCGTCAAGATTCAAGATTATCTGTAAAATGTTTGATAGAAAGCATTGAAAATGCTACGAAACAAGCAAAAGCAG gccCTGGGAGTCGTAGTAGTTCTACATCTTCACTTAATTCCATTGGAACGAATGACATAATGACATTAAAAGCTCCACTTCGAGAACAACagcaaattaataatcttatttgcACGACTAAttcaacgaataataataaaacccAAACCACAATTAGAAAACCATTGTCAg aaaCAAAGTCAACAGTACCCGTAGTGTTGAGCTCTGGCGAATTATTAGAATCTGCTGCTCTAAATGCGAAGGCCATTGACTTCGTACGTCGTAACAGCGTAACGGATTTATCGGAACGTAAAGATCCTCTTTgtggtttaataaaaaatggagGGTCGAAACGAAATGCATTGCTTAAATGGTGTCAGAACAAAACCATGGGTTAtcgaaatatagatattacaaattttagtaGCTCATGGAACGACGGTTTGGCTTTTTGCGCTATTCTTCATTCCTATCTTCCACATAAAGTACCATATGACACATTAACACCagtagaaaaaagaagaaatttttctattgctTTCTCCGCGGCGGAGAGCGTTGGAATACCTACTACATTG AATATAGGGGAAATGTGTCAATTAGAACGACCTGATTGGCAACAAGTTATGACATATGTGACCAGTATTTATAAACACTTCGaaacataa
- the LOC108003438 gene encoding cytospin-A isoform X7 — MMKFRSLFRRGQQQPPTQSQQQQQQQQQISLRQAPSASSLEVKNENSSADNWCSLGKEGAKGNAKNSYNPKGPTKGSRMQDLEREIEVLRKEHVRLESSLREASCDAQNLLELRAELTSLKEQHSLELERLTEENETLRARLRDVAHSPLSDSEKQQLLLDASRLHNSAPASIAIPQDEGSISVTTISQDNAQCTTPDWDKHSSSSVSEVSVACLQDRILQMEETHYSTNEELQATIQELSDLQAQLTELQADNERLTEEKDVLLESLCRQTEKLEDSRSKVDTLQGLLLREEQPQESSKGYNTEREQKLVDLLKSAQEERESLLQKQEELTSELKSLRAAAEINATETERLTKCVHLLESSVETANIERKQLDMELTEARQEGANRNIEISRLTTLLENARAKIEELEQSRQVENKSEADELLDAARREKDTLETQAAALQEQLARSHCDHDRLRDQYSQLQEEYKVARNNAKSAIDDLEYRLDQLKDERLSVSTELQLVRDSLAELQAQCQRHLEDKRELKAALNEAQRRERDIQSRQYELEHALTEERKLRQEEITEWEQFQTDLLMTVRVANDFKTEAQSELERVVMENKAQRDKLRALEAQLDKLNKEEIKHNFEIKNNLLESNDFENRYFFEKQSSIECDDFDRKINIETSKKTKSNKYFDFTENYSKFYIPNISISKENEIIKSSLLKNIKSIQNVGTDSYGIEISNSQVFVPKNYIYSGIENAMNDLKFEVDPNMRKILQESTQTNNNSININNFKITSTQESQHLNESKIENGFASDSRNKENAFLMQVSEFKKLEEEYKNNYFLYKKRRFLKKNESKISSEIVDSLLDTTYKQKLFSSTLKNRSFFTSLDNLNLQTYSDNLNNENIKKLKQKKEFIPYNYDIESAICKKDINDSLSTESKNLSIEPYLYQKSKDLDSLNLKKEDIKREKYNTYPILFPLENISRSTLDSLPFNSQFALRKLITSYSNKTTAELDSTLIQKTIDETMRLDDELRKTEKNLSLCEVNRLKRMKFLNMNLSQSESNAETNINNSIIIYKKKIKNENFNLNSDSKINQNNNNLAFKNKSLIGRTSSLREKFETIIEDVDLKPGRQIANQKVIQQSQQRPASTPIETQHCVLTSVQQEIAARRKANISRQDSRLSVKCLIESIENATKQAKAGPGSRSSSTSSLNSIGTNDIMTLKAPLREQQQINNLICTTNSTNNNKTQTTIRKPLSETKSTVPVVLSSGELLESAALNAKAIDFVRRNSVTDLSERKDPLCGLIKNGGSKRNALLKWCQNKTMGYRNIDITNFSSSWNDGLAFCAILHSYLPHKVPYDTLTPVEKRRNFSIAFSAAESVGIPTTLNIGEMCQLERPDWQQVMTYVTSIYKHFET; from the exons ATGATGAAGTTCAGATCGCTGTTTCGCAGAGGCCAACAACAACCGCCGACGCAGtcgcagcagcagcaacaacaacagcaacagaTTTCGCTGCGTCAGGCGCCAAGCGCCTCTTCACTCGAGGTGAAGAACGAGAATTCATCAGCAGACAATTGGTGCTCCCTCGGTAAAGAAGGAGCTAAAGGAAACgctaaaaatagttataatccTAAGGGACCCACCAAAGGGTCCAGGATGCAGGATCTTGAACGGGAAATTGAAGTGTTACGCAAGGAACACGTCCGACTCGAATCAAGTTTACGGGAAGCGTCTTGTGATGCTCAAAATCTTCTTGAACTACGTGCCGAGCTTACCTCTCTCAAG gaaCAACATAGTTTGGAATTAGAACGTCTTActgaagaaaatgaaactcTTCGAGCAAGACTTAGAGATGTAGCTCATTCTCCTTTATCAGATTCAGAAAAACAACAATTACTTTTGGATGCCTCAAGATTACACAATTCTGCACCAGCATCAATAGCAATTCCTCAAGATGAAGGATCCATATCTGTTACAACTATATCCCAAGATAATGCTCAGTGTACTACCCCAGATTGGGATAAACATTCTTCTAGTTCTGTATCAGAAGTTTCTGTTGCATGTCTACAAGATAGAATTTTGCAAATGGAAGAAACTCATTATTCAACAAATGAAGAGTTACAAGCAACAATTCAAGAATTAAGCGATTTAcaa GCTCAGCTTACAGAATTACAAGCTGACAATGAAAGATTaacagaagaaaaagatgtGCTGTTAGAATCATTATGTAGACAAACAGAAAAACTTGAAGACTCTCGTTCCAAAGTTGATACATTGCAAGGTCTATTATTAAGAGAAGAGCAACCTCAAGAATCTTCCAAAGGATATAATACAGAACGAGAACAGAAATTAGTAGATCTTCTAAAA AGTGCACAAGAAGAACGAGAATCCTTGCTACAAAAACAAGAAGAATTAACATCCGAACTAAAAAGTCTTCGAGCAGCTGCAGAAATCAATGCCACAGAAACAGAACGATTAACAAAATGTGTCCATTTGTTAGAATCCTCGGTAGAGACagcaaatattgaaagaaaacaaCTAGATATGGAATTAACAGAAGCTAGACAAGAAGGTGCAAATCGAAATATAGAAATCAGCAGGTTAACTACGCTATTGGAAAATGCCCGAgcgaaaattgaagaattagaACAATCGAGACaagtagaaaataaaagtgaagCAGATGAACTTTTAGATGCTgctagaagagaaaaagacacTTTAGAAACACAAGCGGCAGCCTTGCAAGAACAATTAGCGCGTTCGCATTGCGATCACGATCGTCTTAGAGATCAATATTCACAACTTCAAGAAGAATACAAA gtaGCGCGTAATAATGCTAAATCAGCTATTGATGATCTGGAATACAGATTGGATCAATTGAAAGACGAAAGATTATCTGTGAGTACAGAATTACAACTTGTGAGGGATTCCTTAGCAGAGTTGCAGGCACAATGTCAAAGGCATTTGGaagataaaagagaattaaagGCCGCATTAAATGAAGCTCAAAGGAGGGAACGCGATATTCAGTCACGCCAGTATGAATTAGAACATGCTTTGACTGAAGAACGTAAATTGAGACAAGAAGAAATCACTGAATGGGAACAGTTTCAGACAGATCTATTGATGACCGTTCGTGTCGCAAACGATTTTAAAACGGAAGCACAAAGTGAGTTAGAGCGAGTTGTAATGGAGAATAAAGCACAGAGAGATAAACTAAGAGCATTAGAAGCGCAACTTGATAAGCTAAATAAAG aaGAAATTAagcataattttgaaataaaaaataatttattagaatctaatgattttgaaaatcgatattttttcgaaaaacaatCTTCAATAGAATGTGAtgattttgatagaaaaataaatatagaaacttCCAAGAAAACGaaatcaaacaaatattttgattttaccgaaaactattcgaaattttacataccaaatatatcaatttcaaaggaaaatgaaattataaaatcatctttattaaaaaacataaaaagcatTCAAAATGTCGGAACAGATTCTTATGGTATTGAAATCTCTAATAGTCAAGTTTTTGTTcctaaaaattacatatattccgGTATAGAGAATGCAAtgaatgatttgaaatttgaagtaGACCCAAAcatgagaaaaatattgcaagaAAGTACTCAAACaaacaataattcaataaatataaataattttaaaataactagtACCCAAGAATCTCAACATTTAAATGAgtctaaaatagaaaatgggTTTGCATCTGattcaagaaataaagaaaatgcttTTCTCATGCAAGTTTctgaattcaaaaaattagaagaagaatataaaaataattattttttatataaaaagcgtagatttctgaaaaaaaatgagtCTAAAATTAGTAGTGAAATTGTTGATTCTCTTTTAGATACtacttataaacaaaaattattctcttctactttgaaaaatcgaagCTTTTTTACTTCTTTAGATAATCTGAATTTACAAACTTAttctgataatttaaataatgaaaatataaaaaaactaaagcaaaaaaaggaatttataccttataattatgatattgaaaGTGCAATATGCAAAAAAGATATCAATGATTCACTATCTACAGAatcaaaaaatctttcaattgaGCCTTActtatatcaaaaatcaaaagatttagattccttaaatcttaaaaaagaagatataaagagagaaaaatataatacatatcctattctctttcctttggaaaatatatctaGATCTACTTTAGATAGTCTGCCTTTCAATTCACAATTTGCATTAAGGAAACTTATAACATCATATTCAAACAAAACTACTGCAGAATTAGATTCTACCTTGATACAGAAAACTATTGATGAAACAATGAGACTCGATGATGAGTTACGAAagactgaaaaaaatttatcgctaTGTGAagtaaatagattaaaacgtatgaaattcttaaatatgaatttatctcAATCTGAATCAAATGCagaaactaatataaataattctataatcatatataaaaaaaaaataaaaaatgagaatttcaatttaaattcagattcgaaaataaatcaaaataataataatttagcgTTCAAGAATAAATCTCTAATAGGAAGGACTTCAtctttaagagaaaaatttgagaCGATTATCGAAGATGTGGATCTGAAACCAGGCCGACAAATAG cTAATCAAAAAGTAATTCAGCAATCACAACAAAGACCAGCGAGTACACCGATTGAAACCCAACATTGTGTGTTGACGAGTGTTCAACAGGAGATTGCTGCACGTCGAAAAGCTAATATTTCTCGTCAAGATTCAAGATTATCTGTAAAATGTTTGATAGAAAGCATTGAAAATGCTACGAAACAAGCAAAAGCAG gccCTGGGAGTCGTAGTAGTTCTACATCTTCACTTAATTCCATTGGAACGAATGACATAATGACATTAAAAGCTCCACTTCGAGAACAACagcaaattaataatcttatttgcACGACTAAttcaacgaataataataaaacccAAACCACAATTAGAAAACCATTGTCAg aaaCAAAGTCAACAGTACCCGTAGTGTTGAGCTCTGGCGAATTATTAGAATCTGCTGCTCTAAATGCGAAGGCCATTGACTTCGTACGTCGTAACAGCGTAACGGATTTATCGGAACGTAAAGATCCTCTTTgtggtttaataaaaaatggagGGTCGAAACGAAATGCATTGCTTAAATGGTGTCAGAACAAAACCATGGGTTAtcgaaatatagatattacaaattttagtaGCTCATGGAACGACGGTTTGGCTTTTTGCGCTATTCTTCATTCCTATCTTCCACATAAAGTACCATATGACACATTAACACCagtagaaaaaagaagaaatttttctattgctTTCTCCGCGGCGGAGAGCGTTGGAATACCTACTACATTG AATATAGGGGAAATGTGTCAATTAGAACGACCTGATTGGCAACAAGTTATGACATATGTGACCAGTATTTATAAACACTTCGaaacataa